Proteins found in one Clostridium kluyveri DSM 555 genomic segment:
- a CDS encoding glycosyltransferase family 4 protein: protein MKILMISWEYPPKTIGGLSNHVYYLSHSLCEKGNEVHVITCEEGRAPVDENDKGVFVHRVTPYAIDTQDFTKWVMQLNFAMVERAIRLINECEKFDLIHVHDWLTAFCAKTLKWSFKIPVLCTMHATEYGRNGGINTVTQRYISATEWMLTYESWKVVACSNYMKSQINKLFSTPEEKIWVIPNGINVDKFDFEFDWLSFRRKYAMDNEKIIFCIGRHVFEKGIHLLIEAAPSIISRYNDSKFIIAGTGPMTEELKDKVRYFGLEDKFLFTGYMDESEKDKLYRVSSAAVFPSLYEPFGIVALEAMAAGCPVVVSDTGGLSEIVDHGDNGLKCINGNSNSIADNVVQLLHDDAFAKYISDNGKSTVKDRFTWNRVADLTMKMYDEVLEEAGGTEWRKLEMGNNNESFREDYRLYKSLNEENKDLAEVARTNHNEPARDNFKEEEILEYYEDLRESREEDRKENKDKKVKVGAGVKSKSQTSGRKRSSTKSKEKSKA, encoded by the coding sequence ATGAAAATTTTAATGATTTCTTGGGAATACCCTCCTAAAACTATAGGAGGATTATCAAATCATGTATATTATTTATCCCATTCTCTTTGTGAGAAGGGAAATGAAGTTCATGTTATTACCTGTGAAGAAGGCAGGGCACCTGTAGATGAAAATGATAAGGGAGTTTTTGTTCACAGGGTTACACCTTATGCTATAGATACACAGGATTTTACAAAGTGGGTAATGCAGCTTAATTTTGCCATGGTAGAAAGAGCTATTAGATTGATAAATGAATGTGAAAAATTTGATTTAATACATGTTCATGATTGGCTTACTGCATTTTGTGCAAAGACTTTAAAATGGTCTTTTAAGATACCTGTTTTATGTACTATGCATGCTACAGAATACGGAAGAAATGGGGGAATAAATACTGTAACTCAAAGATATATCTCTGCTACAGAATGGATGCTTACCTATGAGTCATGGAAAGTAGTTGCCTGCAGTAATTATATGAAAAGCCAGATAAATAAGCTGTTTTCAACTCCTGAAGAAAAGATATGGGTTATTCCAAATGGAATTAATGTGGATAAATTTGACTTTGAATTTGATTGGCTTTCATTCAGAAGAAAATACGCCATGGATAATGAAAAGATAATCTTTTGTATAGGAAGGCATGTTTTTGAGAAGGGAATACATCTTCTTATAGAAGCTGCTCCTAGTATAATAAGTAGATACAATGATTCTAAATTTATAATAGCAGGTACAGGTCCTATGACAGAGGAATTGAAGGATAAAGTCAGATATTTTGGATTGGAAGATAAATTTTTATTTACAGGATATATGGATGAATCAGAAAAGGATAAATTATACAGAGTATCCAGTGCAGCGGTATTTCCATCTCTTTATGAGCCTTTTGGTATTGTGGCTCTGGAGGCTATGGCAGCAGGATGTCCTGTAGTTGTTTCAGATACAGGTGGATTAAGTGAGATTGTGGATCATGGAGATAACGGACTTAAGTGTATAAATGGAAATTCCAATAGTATAGCAGATAATGTAGTTCAGCTATTACATGATGATGCCTTTGCTAAGTATATAAGCGATAATGGAAAGAGTACTGTAAAAGATAGATTTACATGGAATAGAGTAGCAGATCTTACTATGAAAATGTATGATGAAGTTTTAGAAGAAGCCGGTGGTACGGAATGGAGGAAATTAGAGATGGGAAATAATAATGAATCTTTTAGAGAAGATTACAGGTTGTATAAAAGTTTAAATGAGGAAAATAAGGATTTAGCAGAAGTTGCAAGAACTAATCACAATGAACCTGCAAGAGATAATTTTAAAGAGGAAGAGATTTTAGAGTATTATGAAGATCTTAGGGAAAGTAGAGAGGAAGATAGAAAAGAAAATAAAGATAAGAAGGTAAAAGTAGGGGCTGGCGTTAAAAGTAAAAGTCAGACTTCAGGAAGAAAAAGAAGTAGTACCAAAAGTAAAGAAAAAAGCAAGGCGTAA